The Brassica oleracea var. oleracea cultivar TO1000 chromosome C6, BOL, whole genome shotgun sequence genome includes a region encoding these proteins:
- the LOC106297450 gene encoding uncharacterized protein LOC106297450, which produces MDKLRLPTFDGVSDPSALVTSFNIAMQRANLSNEENDAGFCQLFVETLEGIALNWFIGLQENSVNSFRDLSMAFLKNYIMFTRQEATATDLWNLNHANGQSLRDFMEMIKSVVSKVDVPDHIAVESLMNTLHIKSPFRADLYRHPTRSVLDAITRSNNFSRIEEDTRAKAAKKAAGKQTPARTNDTRQEPRQHSTGSRTNQKRGYMNLVDEEEPSVSAVVVREKGWNHWDRDIAQQKSNSPEPTSSNAVEPSKWCTYLEVKSHDTKDCKVLYGHFLKSIKNGKIEIEPPPQKPRNNKSWSKNKDKKTQKSQARAPQKEERASPERAPVNNLNLEGESTDEEPPKNWQRVELGRKTDSKDLRALLKRKAAKVSVSETDLRSTLNESKARKTAHTVVAPSLQPQPTDLREQINSKAEDLRVKLSQYKKRDLRPCLKAKRQA; this is translated from the exons ATGGATAAGCTCCGTCTTCCGACCTTCGACGGCGTTTCCGACCCTTCTGCCCTTGTCACGTCCTTCAACATCGCAATGCAGCGCGCGAATCTCTCTAACGAAGAAAACGATGCCGGCTTTTGCCAGCTTTTCGTCGAAACCCTAGAAGGAATCGCTCTCAACTGGTTCATCGGCCTTCAAGAAAACTCCGTCAACAGTTTTCGCGACCTCTCGATGGCTTTCCTCAAGAACTATATCATGTTTACTCGCCAGGAAGCCACCGCTACGGATCTCTGGAACCTCAATCACGCCAATGGGCAAAGCCTCCGAGATTTCATGGAGATGATTAAATCCGTTGTCTCGAAAGTCGACGTACCGGACCACATAGCTGTGGAATCATTGATGAACACCCTCCATATCAAATCGCCATTTCGAGCCGACCTTTATCGGCACCCGACGAGATCCGTGCTGGACGCTATCACTCGATCCAACAACTTCAGCCGTATAGAGGAAGACACCAGGGCAAAGGCGGCGAAAAAGGCGGCAGGAAAACAAACGCCCGCCCGGACAAATGACACCCGTCAAGAGCCGCGTCAACATTCTACGGGCAGCAGAACCAACCAGAAGAGGGGTTACATGAACCTAGTGGATGAAGAGGAGCCCTCAGTTTCCGCGGTTGTCGTGCGAGAGAAGGGATGGAATCATTGGGACCGAGACATCGCGCAACAGAAATCCAATTCTCCCGAACCAACGAGCTCAAATGCTGTGGAACCAAGCAAGTGGTGTACGTATCTTGAGGTCAAGTCACACGACACGAAGGATTGCAAAGTCCTTTACGGACATTTCCTCAAGTCGATCAAAAATGGCAAAATCGAGATAGAACCTCCTCCGCAGAAGCCGAGGAACAATAAGAGCTGGAGCAAAAACAAAGATAAGAAAACTCAGAAGTCTCAAGCCAGAGCTCCTCAGAAAGAAGAGCGAGCTAGCCCTGAGAGAGCCCCAGTGAACAACCTCAATCTCGAGGGAGAGTCAACTGATGAAGAACCACCTAAAAACTGGCAGCGAGTAGAA TTGGGGAGAAAAACTGACTCCAAGGATCTACGCGCCTTGCTAAAGCGGAAGGCAGCGAAGGTTTCAGTAAGCGAAACGGATCTCAGGTCGACCCTCAATGAGTCCAAAGCGAGAAAGACTGCCCACACCGTAGTTGCTCCAAGCCTCCAACCTCAACCTACAGACTTACGCGAGCAGATCAACTCTAAAGCTGAAGACCTACGTGTGAAGCTTAGTCAGTACAAAAAACGTGATTTACGACCATGCCTCAAAGCGAAGCGACAGGCGTAA
- the LOC106297449 gene encoding uncharacterized protein LOC106297449 — translation MGGLPPRGDSVRAIKDYRRQAVTVQKWPTQVKADNHISFSAADTRGISMLHNDPLLIDIGIGECQVTKVVVDTGSSVDFIFRDTLDRMGIDLRDMKPSSRTLTGFNGSSEQMIETIRLPVYAGDVTWTVKFSVIRAKCVKFPGKERTTQTIRGDRRAAREQLIAAIKLQQLVSLINSVAKPIHKVYPQKEEVREVRIDEADPKKVIRIGAFLSDEMQSQVISFLRANASTFAWTTSDMKGIDPTVASHELNVDPTFKPIRQKRRKLGPERSEAVNEEVDRLLEACFISEVRYPLPHIDRLVESTAGNELLTFMDAFPGYNQILMHPDDREKTTFITDRGTYCYKVMPFGLKNAGATYQRLVNRMFVGKLGDTMEVYIDDMLVKSLHAENHLDHLRDFFRMLNEFGMKLNLAKCTFGVTSGEFMGYIVTQRGIEANPKQITAILDLPRSREVQRLTGRITALNRFISRSTYKCLPFYELLRGNKRFIWEEKCEEAFNQLKHYLTTPPVLSKPESGDTMSLYIAVTSSAVSSVLIREDRGEQKPIFYISKRMTEPEMRYPTLEKMALDGSHRRYLVEKTQALLSITYDRNTLQPAPQNVSNNKAEYESLIVGLRLTKAIKANRISAYCDSQLVVSQYLGDYDVRNDRMDAYLKLVKNLTRDFEFFKSTKVPRGENICADALAALGSKLHDQVKRTIPIHMIEKPSISQKTEQLTIAAAVTDAMHTDEAEPCATESQLSDWREEFIAYLSDGKLPTANWEARRLKRHSAHYVVKDGDLHRWTATKVLLKCISGDETRLVMAETHEGAAGNHSGG, via the exons ATGGGTGGCTTACCTCCTCGCGGGGACTCGGTAAGAGCAATAAAAGATTACAGACGACAAGCCGTCACCGTTCAGAAGTGGCCTACACAAGTCAAAGCTGACAATCATATCTCCTTCTCAGCAGCCGATACTCGCGGCATCAGCATGCTGCATAATGATCCACTCCTCATTGATATTGGAATTGGCGAATGCCAGGTCACGAAAGTTGTCGTCGACACCGGCAGCTCAGTCGATTTTATCTTTCGAGATACGCTTGACAGGATGGGGATCGACCTACGCGATATGAAGCCCTCTTCACGCACTCTGACGGGGTTTAACGGTTCCTCGGAACAGATGATCGAGACAATACGCCTCCCAGTTTACGCAGGGGACGTAACCTGGACCGTTAAGTTCTCTGTTATCCGGGCTAAG TGTGTAAAGTTTCCCGGGAAAGAAAGAACAACACAGACGATCCGTGGAGACCGGCGAGCTGCGAGGGAGCAGCTTATCGCCGCAATCAAATTACAACAGCTGGTTTCTCTCATCAACTCAGTAGCCAAACCAATTCATAAGGTCTATCCCCAGAAGGAAGAAGTTCGGGAGGTCCGCATTGATGAAGCCGATCCGAAGAAAGTCATACGCATTGGAGCCTTCCTCTCCGACGAGATGCAATCACAGGTCATCTCCTTCCTCAGAGCAAACGCTTCGACTTTCGCATGGACAACTTCAGATATGAAGGGGATAGACCCCACTGTAGCGTCCCACGAGTTGAACGTCGACCCTACGTTCAAACCTATTCGGCAGAAAAGGCGAAAGCTCGGACCTGAGCGATCTGAAGCTGTGAATGAAGAAGTCGACAGACTGCTCGAGGCATGCTTCATTTCCGAGGTCCG GTACCCGCTTCCTCACATCGATCGTTTGGTAGAGTCGACAGCCGGTAACGAACTGTTAACCTTCATGGATGCCTTCCCAGGGTACAATCAAATCCTAATGCATCCGGACGACCGCGAGAAGACGACCTTCATAACGGACAGGGGGACTTATTGCTATAAAGTCATGCCCTTCGGCTTGAAGAACGCAGGCGCGACCTACCAACGTTTGGTTAACCGAATGTTCGTAGGTAAACTCGGCGACACTATGGAGGTTTACATCGACGACATGCTGGTCAAGTCACTCCACGCCGAAAACCACCTCGACCATTTGAGAGACTTCTTCAGAATGTTGAACGAGTTTGGGATGAAACTCAACCTGGCGAAATGCACCTTCGGAGTCACCTCAGGCGAATTTATGGGCTACATTGTTACCCAACGAGGCATCGAAGCGAACCCCAAGCAAATAACAGCAATCCTTGACCTCCCGAGAAGCCGAGAAGTCCAACGGTTGACAGGGAGAATCACGGCCCTCAACAGATTCATCTCACGATCAACTTATAAGTGCCTCCCTTTCTATGAACTCTTACGCGGAAATAAAAGATTCATCTGGGAAGAAAAATGCGAAGAAGCGTTCAATCAATTGAAGCACTATCTCACGACGCCTCCGGTTCTGTCAAAGCCAGAGTCCGGCGATACCATGTCCTTATATATCGCCGTCACTTCCTCGGCTGTCAGTAGCGTTCTCATCCGCGAAGATCGAGGAGAGCAGAAGCCCATTTTCTACATCAGCAAACGCATGACAGAACCAGAAATGCGGTACCCAACCTTGGAGAAAATGGCTCTTGATGGCTCTCACCGTCGTTACCTCGTCGAGAAAACTCAGGCCCTACTTTCAATCACATACGATCGAAATACACTCCAACCAGCCCCTCAGAACG TATCAAACAACAAAGCCGAATACGAGTCTCTCATTGTGGGGCTCCGTCTCACTAAAGCAATCAAAGCTAATAGAATCAGCGCATATTGCGACTCCCAACTCGTGGTAAGCCAATATCTTGGCGATTACGACGTCAGGAATGATAGGATGGATGCTTACTTAAAGCTCGTCAAGAATCTCACACGAGATTTCGAGTTCTTCAAAAGCACGAAGGTTCCTCGCGGAGAAAACATATGCGCGGACGCCCTCGCAGCTCTTGGAAGCAAACTGCACGACCAAGTAAAGAGAACGATCCCAATACACATGATTGAGAAACCAAGCATCAGCCAAAAAACCGAGCAGTTGACCATCGCAGCGGCCGTCACCGACGCAATGCATACCGATGAAGCAGAACCTTGCGCAACGGAAAGTCAGCTCAGCGATTGGCGAGAGGAGTTCATCGCTTACCTATCTGACGGCAAATTGCCTACTGCGAATTGGGAGGCTAGACGTCTCAAGCGACACAGTGCACACTATGTCGTCAAGGACGGAGACCTCCATCGATGGACCGCGACAAAGGTACTCCTTAAATGCATTTCCGGCGACGAAACAAGACTCGTCATGGCCGAAACGCACGAAGGAGCGGCGGGCAATCATTCAGGAGGGTGA